The Burkholderia cepacia genomic interval ACGTGCGGCCCGCAGTCTATGGCCAGCGCGTCGAGGTGCGCGCGACGCTGCTCGAATTCGAGAACCGGCTGAAGATCGGTTATGAAATCGTCGACGCGCAATCGGGCGAGCGCCTGACGAGGGGGCATACGGTGCAGCTCGCGATCGACGGCAAGACGCACGAAACGCAGTTCGTGTCGCCGGCGGCGCTGATCGAACGAGTGGAGGCGCGATGGAAATGAGCGCGCGACTTCGCGGCCTGTGCGCCGTGGCCGGGATGGTCGTCGCCTGCGCGGCCGCCGCGCAGGCCGGCGCACAAGCACCCGCGCCAGCGCCGGCCGCCACGCAGCGCCAGGCGAACGCCGCGCTCGTGGCCGACATCGCCGCGCGGCTGACCCGGGTCGGCGCCATTCGCGCCGACTTCACGCAGACCCAGACGCTCGCGGCGATGAAGCAGCCGCTCGTCAGCACGGGATCGATGCTGTTCGACCGCGCGTCCGGCGTCGTGTGGCGGATCGACACGCCGTACAAGGCGACCTACGTGATCACCGACGGCGGCATGCGCGAGGTGGGTGCGGACGGACGGCTCGTCGCGGCGGGCGGGAGCGGTCGCGGCGTCGCCCAGGTGTCGCGGATGATGCGCGACATGCTCGGCGGCGACCTGTCGGCGCTCTATGCGCAGTTCGACGTCGACGCGACCGGCACGCGCGAGCGCTGGCGGATGACGCTGCGGCCGAACCAGCCGCAGCTCGCGCAGGCGATCCGCGTGCTGGAGATGAGCGGCGGCGCGTATCTGGGCGCGCTCAGCATGACGTTCGCGAACGGCAACGTGACGAAACTCGAATTCGCGCGCGCGACGCCGGTGGACGCGCCGGCGCCGGCCGAGCGCGCGTGGCTCGGGGCGCGCTGATGAGCACGACGCGCGACGCGATCGACGTGCCGGCCGGGCGCGCCCGGCGGCTGGCGCTGCGCGCCGCGTGGCTGCTCGTCGCGCTCGTCGCCGGGCTCTATTGCCTGTGGCGCTTCACCGGAGCGTCGCCGCTGCAGACGAACCTGCTGGCGCTGTTGCCCGCGACCGAGGCGAATCCGGTTGCCGAGCAGGCGGTCGACCGGTTGTCGGCGGCGCTCGGCGAGCGCACCGTCTATCTCGTGACCGACCGCGACGCGGCGCGCGCGAAGGCCGCCGCGAAGCAGTTCGGCGCACTGCTCGCGAAGAGCGGCGCGTTTCGCTCGGTCACGGTCGAGGTGCCGCCGTTCGATCCGTCGCAGATCGCGGCGACCTATCTGCCGGCCCGCTTCGGCTTGCTGACGGATGCCGACCGCGCGTCGCTCGAGCGCGGTGACGCCGCGCTCGCCGATGCGTTGACGCGGCGGCTCTACAGCCCGCCCGTCGACGGCCTGCCGACCGCCGTGTCGGACGATCCGTTCGGCTGGCTCCAGCACTGGCTGGCGGACCTGCCGCTGGCGACCTCCCGCCTCGCGCTGGAGGACGGCATGCTGGTCTCGCATCGCGACGGCGCGACGAGCGTGCTCGTGATGACGTCGCTCGCCGGCTCGGCCTACGAGTCGACGATCCAGCAGGCCGTGCGCGGCGCGACGGCCGCGTCGGAACGGTCGCTCGCCGCCGCGTATCCGGACGTGCGGATCGCCCGTACCGGGGCCGTGTTCTATGCGCAGGCCGCGCGCGCGAGCGCGGAGCGCGACGTGCACGTGATCGGCGCGGTGTCGCTGGGCGGCATCGCGCTGCTGCTGCTGAGCGTGTTCCGCACGCCGCGCCTGCTGGTGCTCGCGTTCGCGTCGACCGCGTTCGGCATCGTCTGCGCGCTCGCGGCCACGCTTGCCGTGTTCGGCAAGCTGCATCTGCTGACGCTGGTGTTCGGCGTGAGCCTGATCGGCGAGGCGGTCGATTATTCGATCCAGTACTTCGTCGTGTACCTGTCGTCGGGCGCGCAATGGGATGCGCGACGCGGCGCGGCCGCTGTGCGGCCGGCGCTCGCCGTCGCGCTGGCGACGAGCCTGCTCGGCTACGCGATCCTGACGTGGGTGCCGTTCCCGGCTCTGAAGCAGATCGCGTGCTTCGCGATCGTCGGCATCGCGGCGGCGTTCGCGGCCGTGACGGGCTTCCTGCCGCTGATGCTGACCCGGCCGCCGAAGCGCACGCCGTCACGCGTATTCGCGTGCGCCGCGCGTGCGCTCGCGCGCTGGCAGGCTGCGCTGTCGGGCCGGCGCGCGCTGGCCGCGGCGTTCGGCGTCGCGCTGGTCGCGGCGCCCGGCTGGTTCTTGCTGACGAGCGACGACGACGTCCATCTGCTCGCCCAGCGCGATCCGGATCTCGCGCGCCAGGAGCGCGAGATCCGCGATGCGATCGGGCTGGCGAACACCGCGCAGTTCTTCGTGATCCAGGGCAGCACGCCCGAGGACGTGCTCGAACGCTCCGAAGCGCTGGTGACGGCGCTGGATGCGCAACGCGTCGGCCGCGTGCAGTCGCTCGCGACGTTCGTGCCGTCGGCGAAGCGGCAGGCGCAGAGTCGCGCGGCGCTGGCCGCACGCGTGTTCGCCGAGCCGGCGGCACTGCGCGCGACGCTCGC includes:
- a CDS encoding acyl-CoA thioesterase, which encodes MSAPRPPLTATAAVEVPFHDVDAMNVCWHGHYLKYFEAGRAALLRAIDYDYPAMQASGYLWPVVEAHLKYVRPAVYGQRVEVRATLLEFENRLKIGYEIVDAQSGERLTRGHTVQLAIDGKTHETQFVSPAALIERVEARWK
- a CDS encoding LolA family protein; translation: MSARLRGLCAVAGMVVACAAAAQAGAQAPAPAPAATQRQANAALVADIAARLTRVGAIRADFTQTQTLAAMKQPLVSTGSMLFDRASGVVWRIDTPYKATYVITDGGMREVGADGRLVAAGGSGRGVAQVSRMMRDMLGGDLSALYAQFDVDATGTRERWRMTLRPNQPQLAQAIRVLEMSGGAYLGALSMTFANGNVTKLEFARATPVDAPAPAERAWLGAR
- a CDS encoding MMPL family transporter: MSTTRDAIDVPAGRARRLALRAAWLLVALVAGLYCLWRFTGASPLQTNLLALLPATEANPVAEQAVDRLSAALGERTVYLVTDRDAARAKAAAKQFGALLAKSGAFRSVTVEVPPFDPSQIAATYLPARFGLLTDADRASLERGDAALADALTRRLYSPPVDGLPTAVSDDPFGWLQHWLADLPLATSRLALEDGMLVSHRDGATSVLVMTSLAGSAYESTIQQAVRGATAASERSLAAAYPDVRIARTGAVFYAQAARASAERDVHVIGAVSLGGIALLLLSVFRTPRLLVLAFASTAFGIVCALAATLAVFGKLHLLTLVFGVSLIGEAVDYSIQYFVVYLSSGAQWDARRGAAAVRPALAVALATSLLGYAILTWVPFPALKQIACFAIVGIAAAFAAVTGFLPLMLTRPPKRTPSRVFACAARALARWQAALSGRRALAAAFGVALVAAPGWFLLTSDDDVHLLAQRDPDLARQEREIRDAIGLANTAQFFVIQGSTPEDVLERSEALVTALDAQRVGRVQSLATFVPSAKRQAQSRAALAARVFAEPAALRATLARAGFRDDVAQAWVDAFARDAHVTLDVERWLAARWSAPFRHLWLGSVGAGAPEYAALAIPEQVDAADTAALDALAHRLPGVTYVDKAAGVSKLFGANRVDSGWWLGGALAVVAALLMWRYGVRGGIATTLPIVLAIGLTLAVFGYLRIPLTLFNWLALMLVLGVGANYAVFLREGCIREAANLGAVWTGVLLSAATTLLSFGMLGASAMPALRGFGTTLAMGIVFSVLFAPLAMPSRKETTA